One window of Candidatus Binatus sp. genomic DNA carries:
- a CDS encoding glycosyltransferase family 4 protein: MTIERLGGYASPREKEAASARAKLIEYAKFTARTRALIKQMQPAIVYSYDPHAFVASMVGRAGGRSTPLIFHLHELPETASLSWTSLQTWVVKAALTGTKSADAVVFPEKYRARHWLMTAGESRAPIIVPNCPDRNYFTGPADWNETIAMRYRAREVVYVGSVGADNGHLEALRAIAMTDGGIGLLVIGSFRPEFAASFNALARELGVAERISLDGWIAHDEVPAHASRASVGLSLYKPVTKSLEYMGSASNKLFEYAAMGLPVVVPDRESYRDFLGDADWVTYADVEDPGSIARAITSIFADRERYVAMSRAARRAFEEQYNYERVFEPALERIFELSGVTKGSQAPACDRAQRQAPPAS, from the coding sequence GTGACTATCGAGCGACTGGGCGGGTACGCATCGCCGCGCGAAAAAGAGGCGGCGAGCGCCCGTGCAAAGCTGATCGAATATGCGAAATTCACCGCTCGCACCCGCGCGCTGATCAAGCAGATGCAGCCGGCGATTGTCTATTCGTACGATCCGCACGCGTTTGTCGCGAGCATGGTCGGGCGAGCGGGCGGGAGATCGACGCCGCTGATATTTCATCTCCACGAGTTGCCGGAGACGGCGAGTCTTTCGTGGACCTCGCTGCAAACGTGGGTCGTAAAGGCGGCATTAACAGGTACCAAGTCGGCGGATGCAGTAGTGTTTCCGGAAAAGTATCGCGCCCGCCACTGGCTGATGACTGCAGGAGAGTCGCGCGCGCCGATAATCGTGCCGAATTGTCCCGATCGTAATTACTTTACCGGGCCCGCGGATTGGAACGAGACGATCGCGATGAGATATCGCGCGCGGGAAGTGGTTTACGTCGGTTCTGTAGGCGCCGATAACGGCCATCTGGAAGCGTTGCGCGCGATCGCGATGACGGACGGCGGGATTGGACTGCTAGTGATTGGCAGTTTTCGCCCCGAATTCGCGGCGAGCTTCAACGCGCTCGCGCGCGAGCTTGGGGTGGCGGAACGAATCAGCCTGGACGGATGGATAGCTCATGATGAGGTCCCCGCGCATGCATCTCGCGCGTCGGTGGGGCTGTCGCTTTACAAGCCAGTGACAAAGAGCCTGGAATACATGGGATCGGCGAGCAACAAGCTGTTCGAATACGCGGCGATGGGATTGCCGGTGGTAGTGCCGGATCGCGAGAGCTACCGCGACTTCCTGGGCGATGCGGATTGGGTGACGTATGCCGACGTCGAAGATCCAGGATCGATCGCGCGCGCGATTACCTCGATCTTCGCGGACCGCGAGCGATACGTCGCGATGAGTCGCGCGGCGCGGCGCGCATTCGAGGAACAATATAACTACGAGCGCGTCTTTGAGCCGGCGCTCGAGCGCATTTTCGAATTGAGCGGCGTGACGAAAGGCAGCCAGGCCCCGGCGTGCGATCGCGCCCAGCGGCAGGCGCCGCCGGCATCGTGA
- a CDS encoding glycosyltransferase family 4 protein, with amino-acid sequence MRSRPAAGAAGIVKICVASAGRFHAFDLARQMERLGHLTRLYTAYPRFKVDGLPAAKVSTFPWLMGPATLAGRFGLPGLRERLNLAAIETFDRWMAARLAPCEVFHCLSSFGLQSHRAARARHGALTVCDRGSSHITFQNEILREEYARFDIPYRGTDARIVERELAEYEFCDLISVPSGFSLRSFVEKGVPREKLRLNPYGVDLSMFHPMPKRDAVFRVLFVGSISIRKGIAYLLEAVKRAAIGALDLVLIGDVDKDAARVLAKCDMPLRHLGVLPRAELAEHYSQASVLVLPSIEDGFGLVMAQAMACGVPVIATTNTGAEDLFSDGVEGFIVPIRDGAAIADKIVFLYEHPEVRDAMGAAALARVRALGGWNSYGERMAAMYQAALAARAGAGR; translated from the coding sequence GTGCGATCGCGCCCAGCGGCAGGCGCCGCCGGCATCGTGAAGATCTGCGTAGCCAGCGCCGGCCGGTTTCACGCCTTCGATCTGGCGCGCCAGATGGAACGCCTCGGCCATCTGACCCGCCTCTACACCGCCTATCCGCGCTTCAAGGTGGATGGACTGCCCGCCGCGAAAGTGAGTACCTTTCCATGGCTGATGGGACCAGCCACGCTCGCGGGACGATTCGGATTGCCGGGACTGCGCGAGCGCCTGAACCTCGCCGCGATCGAGACGTTCGATCGCTGGATGGCCGCGCGGCTCGCGCCCTGCGAGGTGTTCCATTGCCTATCCAGCTTCGGATTGCAGAGCCATCGCGCGGCGCGCGCGCGGCACGGCGCGCTTACGGTATGCGATCGGGGGTCATCGCATATCACGTTTCAAAATGAGATTCTGCGCGAGGAATATGCCCGCTTCGATATTCCGTATCGCGGGACCGACGCGCGCATCGTCGAGCGCGAGCTTGCCGAGTACGAATTCTGCGACCTGATCAGCGTGCCGTCCGGCTTCTCGCTCCGATCGTTCGTCGAGAAAGGCGTGCCGCGCGAAAAGCTGCGGCTTAATCCCTACGGCGTCGATCTCTCGATGTTCCATCCGATGCCCAAGCGCGACGCCGTCTTCCGCGTGCTGTTTGTCGGTTCGATTTCGATTCGCAAGGGAATCGCTTACCTGCTCGAGGCGGTAAAGCGCGCTGCGATTGGGGCGCTCGACCTGGTGCTGATTGGAGACGTCGATAAGGACGCGGCGCGCGTCCTCGCCAAGTGTGATATGCCCCTGCGCCATCTGGGCGTGCTCCCCCGTGCCGAACTCGCCGAGCATTATTCGCAGGCGTCTGTGCTGGTCCTCCCGTCAATCGAGGACGGCTTCGGGTTGGTCATGGCGCAAGCGATGGCCTGCGGCGTTCCGGTGATCGCGACGACCAACACCGGAGCCGAGGATCTGTTCAGCGACGGAGTCGAAGGGTTCATCGTTCCGATCCGCGACGGGGCCGCGATTGCCGACAAGATCGTCTTTCTGTATGAGCATCCCGAGGTCCGCGACGCGATGGGCGCCGCCGCTCTTGCCCGGGTGCGCGCGCTGGGCGGATGGAACAGCTACGGCGAGCGGATGGCGGCGATGTATCAGGCCGCGCTCGCCGCACGCGCAGGCGCCGGGCGGTGA
- a CDS encoding CgeB family protein, translated as MRILYTETSDFLPTSAHFLEVLAAMAERGECEFSFFDEARYRRPQRSIAGRIVRRLAGRPSGYRALNAALIAEARRLHPDLVLIGKGAYFAPATLAAVRAATGASMVNWATDDPFNPANSTRDLVESIALYDLYVCTKRAIMDDARRAGCANVAYVRFGYKPQVHFPEAPASDDERMRFDSDVTFIGGGDDDRAPYFETIVRAIPKLRLHLHGGYWNRYPKLRPYWRGNATGRDFRLAVGGAKISVNLVRRANRDDHVMRTFEIPACGGFMLTERSATHDELFSEDKEAAFFNSPDELIDKVRIYLGRDEDRVRIAAAGHRKITQGRHTYGDRLAEIIQAARSVKGLRTPATVGAAQTNEIESNG; from the coding sequence GTGCGAATCCTTTACACTGAGACCAGCGACTTTCTGCCCACCAGCGCGCACTTTCTGGAGGTGCTCGCGGCGATGGCGGAGCGCGGCGAATGCGAGTTCTCGTTTTTCGATGAAGCCAGGTACCGCCGCCCGCAACGCTCGATCGCGGGGCGAATCGTGCGGCGTCTTGCCGGCCGCCCATCCGGTTATCGCGCGCTCAACGCCGCACTCATCGCCGAGGCGCGGCGCTTGCACCCCGATCTCGTGCTGATCGGCAAGGGCGCCTATTTCGCTCCCGCCACGCTGGCCGCGGTTCGCGCCGCGACGGGAGCATCGATGGTCAACTGGGCCACCGACGATCCCTTCAATCCGGCCAACAGCACCCGCGACCTGGTTGAATCGATCGCGCTCTACGATCTCTACGTATGCACCAAGCGCGCGATAATGGACGACGCGCGGCGCGCGGGATGTGCCAACGTCGCCTACGTCCGCTTCGGATACAAGCCGCAGGTCCATTTTCCCGAGGCGCCCGCGAGCGATGACGAGCGGATGCGCTTCGATTCTGACGTGACATTCATCGGCGGCGGGGACGATGACCGCGCTCCATACTTCGAGACGATCGTCCGCGCGATCCCTAAGCTTCGGCTGCATCTGCACGGCGGCTACTGGAATCGCTATCCGAAGCTGCGCCCATATTGGCGCGGAAACGCAACCGGGCGCGATTTCCGTCTCGCGGTCGGCGGCGCAAAAATATCGGTCAACCTGGTGAGGCGTGCGAATCGGGACGATCACGTGATGCGCACCTTTGAAATTCCCGCGTGCGGCGGCTTCATGCTCACGGAGAGATCCGCCACCCACGATGAATTATTTTCCGAAGACAAGGAAGCGGCGTTTTTCAACTCGCCCGATGAACTCATCGACAAGGTCCGGATTTATCTCGGGCGCGATGAAGATCGAGTCAGGATTGCCGCCGCGGGCCATCGCAAAATCACGCAGGGGCGGCATACCTACGGCGATCGGCTGGCGGAAATTATCCAGGCTGCGCGATCGGTAAAAGGGTTGCGGACGCCGGCGACGGTTGGCGCCGCGCAAACTAATGAAATCGAATCGAATGGCTGA
- a CDS encoding class I SAM-dependent methyltransferase codes for MKEFYSDYHNTRTAEEQMPLLIGRSVELLEVLLSHLPLAPGRKPLRYMEVGFGNGASLLAAAQLGMEAVGFDLDPSNVREVTQRAQSRGLSVQLRCGDIAEAIEGTEPVDFVKASQLIEHLIDPASFVRSILKVMTPRGYLYLECPNNNAAFLRIKNRLRKRFARMNFYNSLKIGEHLWGFSQSGMNRLLRLSGYEVVFCSSYPLRHRYFQPENLFWYPSVRSGVAEAFSRRQAFPLLKSMIPVFDGLASFALSEGIGLATLARKQDEVESNG; via the coding sequence TTGAAGGAATTCTATTCCGACTACCACAATACTCGAACCGCCGAAGAGCAAATGCCGCTTCTCATCGGGCGATCCGTTGAATTGCTCGAAGTGTTGCTAAGTCATCTGCCTCTTGCTCCAGGACGAAAGCCGTTGCGATACATGGAAGTGGGATTCGGCAACGGAGCGAGTCTGCTGGCCGCGGCTCAACTGGGTATGGAGGCTGTTGGCTTTGATTTGGATCCGAGCAACGTTCGGGAAGTTACTCAACGGGCTCAGTCCAGAGGTCTCAGTGTGCAGCTCCGATGCGGCGATATCGCCGAGGCTATCGAGGGAACGGAGCCGGTCGACTTCGTCAAGGCTTCGCAGTTGATCGAACACCTCATCGATCCTGCCAGTTTTGTCCGTTCGATCTTAAAGGTAATGACGCCCAGGGGGTATCTTTACCTCGAATGTCCGAACAACAACGCGGCGTTTCTTCGAATCAAGAATCGACTCCGAAAACGATTCGCGCGAATGAATTTCTACAATTCCCTCAAGATCGGCGAGCATCTCTGGGGTTTCAGCCAGTCTGGCATGAACCGGCTGTTGCGGCTTTCAGGCTATGAAGTGGTATTCTGCTCCAGCTATCCGCTTCGCCATCGCTATTTCCAGCCGGAAAATCTCTTTTGGTATCCAAGTGTGCGGTCCGGCGTGGCCGAAGCATTTTCGAGGCGGCAAGCGTTTCCTCTTTTGAAGTCGATGATTCCTGTCTTCGACGGCTTGGCGTCTTTCGCGCTTTCGGAAGGAATAGGACTCGCAACGCTGGCGCGAAAGCAGGATGAAGTCGAATCGAATGGCTGA
- a CDS encoding class I SAM-dependent methyltransferase gives MTADPVTIQREYYRRTASQYDDRHVHSDGEHTFALWFMVSMIRYLECRSVLDIGSGTGRELIMLKKEMPGIRICGIEPSPELRAAAQAKGLAPHEIVDGDAQALKYPDGDFDLVCAFGALHHIPKPSLAVGEMLRVSRRAVFISDANNFGQGSAPARAVKQIANFLGLWPLLDFIKSRGKGYRLSEGDGLSYSYSVFNDYAQVRRACASVHLLNTTAAGVNPYRTASHVALLGIKSGS, from the coding sequence ATGACGGCTGATCCAGTCACAATTCAACGCGAATATTACCGGCGCACCGCGTCGCAATATGACGACCGGCACGTGCACTCGGATGGTGAGCATACGTTCGCGCTGTGGTTCATGGTGTCGATGATCCGTTACTTGGAGTGCCGCTCAGTGCTGGACATTGGCTCTGGAACCGGGCGTGAGCTGATAATGCTCAAGAAAGAGATGCCCGGGATTCGAATCTGCGGGATAGAGCCGTCACCTGAACTACGGGCCGCGGCGCAAGCGAAGGGCCTGGCGCCGCATGAGATAGTGGATGGCGACGCGCAGGCGCTCAAATATCCCGACGGTGACTTCGACCTGGTGTGCGCCTTCGGCGCATTGCATCACATTCCGAAGCCCTCGCTTGCAGTCGGCGAGATGCTGCGGGTATCCAGGCGAGCGGTCTTCATCTCGGACGCAAACAACTTCGGCCAGGGCTCGGCACCGGCGCGCGCTGTCAAACAGATCGCGAACTTCCTCGGACTATGGCCGTTGCTCGATTTCATCAAGTCGCGGGGTAAGGGCTATCGCCTCTCGGAAGGGGACGGTCTTTCATACTCCTATTCTGTATTCAACGATTACGCGCAGGTCCGGCGCGCCTGCGCGTCCGTCCATCTATTGAACACGACGGCAGCGGGCGTGAATCCATATCGGACCGCATCGCATGTCGCGCTACTCGGCATCAAATCAGGATCGTAG
- a CDS encoding glycosyltransferase produces the protein MISSDEDAGPIRVLHVSPFFAPAWAYGGLVESAYQFARHLARAGAAVRVLTTDANGSGKKLDSAAKAPYTHGQGFEVRYCARVARQSVSLELVDALVEQVRWADVVHLHAAYSFPTIPALLVARMLERPVVWTPHGALQRWSGSRRIQFKSLWEKVCSLVAPRALVLHLTSESEVEETRARFPRATIGLIPNGVEIPQSLQREPRGAGLRLGFVGRLDPKKGIENLLAACRILKERGGPVFSLAIAGSGSSDYEAKLRREIDRLDLSHEVALLGDLRGEKKQRMFEGTDVVVAPSFTENFAIVVAEALAHGAAVIASTGTPWKEVERAGCGLWVGNDPASLADAISTVSSMPVAEMGERGRRWMAASFSWDRCALEMLALYKDLLARPGHRDARRRASVASRDSSPRGCADGLPPPGR, from the coding sequence GTGATTTCTTCAGACGAAGACGCCGGCCCGATCCGCGTCCTGCACGTAAGTCCGTTCTTCGCACCAGCGTGGGCTTACGGCGGACTGGTCGAGTCTGCCTATCAGTTCGCCCGCCATCTGGCGCGCGCGGGAGCGGCGGTTCGGGTGCTGACTACGGACGCGAACGGATCGGGAAAGAAGCTGGACTCGGCGGCGAAGGCGCCGTACACGCACGGCCAGGGATTCGAAGTTCGCTACTGCGCGCGAGTCGCGCGTCAGTCGGTATCGCTCGAGCTTGTCGACGCGCTCGTCGAACAGGTGCGCTGGGCCGACGTGGTTCATCTGCACGCGGCGTACTCGTTTCCGACAATTCCAGCCTTACTCGTGGCGCGGATGCTGGAACGGCCGGTGGTGTGGACTCCGCACGGCGCGCTGCAGCGCTGGAGCGGGTCGCGGCGAATCCAGTTCAAGTCGTTGTGGGAGAAGGTGTGCAGCCTGGTTGCGCCGCGCGCCTTGGTGCTTCACCTGACCTCGGAGAGCGAGGTCGAGGAAACTCGCGCACGGTTTCCGCGCGCCACCATCGGACTAATTCCTAACGGAGTCGAGATTCCGCAATCGCTTCAGCGCGAGCCACGCGGCGCTGGGCTGCGGCTCGGATTTGTCGGCCGCCTCGATCCCAAGAAAGGAATTGAGAATCTGCTCGCCGCCTGTCGCATCCTGAAAGAGCGGGGCGGGCCGGTTTTCTCGCTCGCGATCGCGGGTTCGGGCTCGAGCGACTACGAGGCGAAACTTCGCCGCGAGATCGATCGCCTCGATCTGTCCCACGAGGTCGCACTTCTCGGCGACCTTCGCGGCGAGAAAAAACAGCGGATGTTCGAGGGGACCGACGTCGTCGTGGCGCCGTCGTTCACAGAGAATTTCGCAATAGTCGTAGCCGAAGCGCTTGCGCACGGCGCCGCCGTGATCGCGAGTACCGGTACTCCGTGGAAAGAAGTCGAGCGGGCAGGCTGCGGGCTGTGGGTCGGCAACGATCCCGCGAGCCTGGCGGACGCAATCTCCACGGTAAGCTCGATGCCCGTCGCCGAGATGGGCGAGCGCGGGCGGCGTTGGATGGCGGCAAGCTTTTCGTGGGACCGATGCGCGCTGGAAATGCTGGCGCTCTACAAAGACCTGCTGGCTCGGCCCGGCCATCGCGATGCGCGCCGCCGCGCATCGGTGGCAAGTCGAGATAGCTCTCCGCGAGGTTGCGCGGATGGCCTGCCGCCGCCGGGACGATGA